The Monomorium pharaonis isolate MP-MQ-018 chromosome 5, ASM1337386v2, whole genome shotgun sequence genome includes a window with the following:
- the LOC105832647 gene encoding mpv17-like protein: MRIIFVKFREISQKYPIIRGMASYSIIWPTANLLQQKIMGKEEFNYAEAVRFCLYGSLYVAPTLYCWLRCASHFWPKADLKSAITKALVEQVTYTPAAMCSFFFGMSLLELKPVSECIDEVKIKFWPTYKVAVCIWPILQTVNFILIPERNRVVYVSVCSLVWTCFLAYMKSLEAKRKLVDINNTNHKMISETKAQTNESHMHIPLLR; encoded by the exons ATGCGAatcatatttgtaaaattccgCGAGATCTCGCAGAAATATCCGATTATACGAGGCATGGCGTCCTATTCGATTATCTGGCCAACCGCGAACCTGTTGCAACAGAAGATAATGGGCAAGGAAGAGTTTAACTACGCGGAGGCAGTGCGATTCTGTCTCTACGGTAGTCTCTATGTAGCCCCTACACTGTACTGCTGGCTGAGATGCGCATCTCATTTCTGGCCAAAAGCAGATTTGAAGTCTGCAATTACTAAG gCTCTGGTTGAACAAGTTACGTACACTCCCGCAGCTATGTGTTCCTTCTTCTTTGGCATGAGTCTTCTTGAATTAAAGCCAGTTTCGGAATGCATTGACGAGGTCAAAATTAAGTTTTGGCCAACATACAAG gTTGCTGTTTGCATATGGCCAATTCTGCAAACTGTGAATTTCATCCTAATCCCGGAGCGAAATCGCGTTGTATACGTAAGCGTATGCAGTTTGGTCTGGACATGTTTCCTTGCATACATGAAATCTCTCGAAGCCAAGCGGAAGCTggttgatattaataatactaatcaCAAAATGATATCGGAGACTAAAGCGCAAACCAACGAAAGTCACATGCATATTCCTCTACTACGATGA
- the LOC114254994 gene encoding uncharacterized protein LOC114254994: protein MYDEDGPAADQKMEVDERSVIETSSMVNPEQVVAATAGGIGVGVGIGVGGPGTATGSSTGLTGYWQHATTATGYWPSLFDCWTTPPIASGSQTLSLPRDDD from the coding sequence ATGTACGATGAGGACGGGCCCGCGGCGGACCAAAAGATGGAAGTGGACGAGCGAAGTGTCATCGAGACGAGTAGCATGGTGAATCCCGAACAGGTGGTAGCCGCCACCGCCGGTGGTATTGGCGTGGGAGTTGGCATCGGCGTAGGTGGACCGGGTACGGCCACTGGAAGCAGTACCGGATTGACTGGTTACTGGCAACACGCGACTACCGCCACCGGCTACTGGCCGTCGTTGTTCGACTGCTGGACAACGCCGCCGATCGCGTCCGGTTCGCAGACGCTGTCTTTACCGCGGGATGACGATTGA